AGCAGCGAAGCGGGGGCTTGTCCAGTCATTCGGCCACGCTCCGGGGAAGCCTGGGGATCTTCTCCAACAGGCTGCGGGTGTACGGGTGGCGGGGGTTGGAGAACAAGGCGTCGGTGTCGCCGACCTCGACCACCAGCCCGTCTTTCATGACGATCACCCGGTCGACCAGGCCCGCCACCAGCGCGAGGTCGTGCGTGATGAAGATCATGGCCGCGCCGACGAACTCCCTGGCCTCCTCGAGCGTGTCCAAGACCCGCGCCTGGACCGTGACGTCCAGCGCGGTGGTCGGCTCGTCGGCAATGATGAGCTTCGGCTCCGCCACAATGGCCAGGCCGATTACCACCCGCTGCCGCATGCCGCCGGATAGCTCATGCGGGTATTGGTAGAGGCGCTGCTCGGGGTTGCCAATGCCGACACGGTTCAACACGTCGACGGCCCGCTCCTTGATTTGCTGGTCCCGCAGCTTGGCCGGGCTGAGCGCCTGCATGGTCTCCTTGAAGTGGTGGAAGACCGTCAGCACGGGGTTCAAGCTGGTCATCGGGTCCTGCAGGATGATGCTGATCTTCCGGCCCCTGACCGTCTGCCAGCCGGCGTAGTCAAGGCCTCCCAGGACCTGGCCGTCAAAGGTGATGCGCCCTGAGACCTCCGCGCCCGCCGGCAGCAAACCCACCACGGAGGAGACTGTGACGGTCTTCCCGGAACCGGACTCGCCGACCAGGGCGACCACCTCGCCGGGTTCCAGCTTCAGCGACAAGTCGTCAACCGCGACCACGCCCTCGTGGGGGAACTCCACCCGCAGGTGGTCGATCTCCAGCACCGGTCCCCCGGCGCCTCCGGCCCCGACGGCATCGCCGACGCCACCAGCCTCACCGGCGCTCTTGGACGCGGCGGAGCGCTCCACAGAAACGGCGGGAACCACCGGCGCCGCGGCAGCGGCTTTTGCCGGCGCCCGGCCGGCCCCCCGCGCACGGCCAGCGCGTTTCCTCAAGTAGTTGTTGGTGGCGCGATGCGGATTGAGGGCTTGCCGGATCGACTCGCCGAGGAAGTTGATCGCCAGCACGAACACGATGATCGCGAGCCCGGGGAAGTAGAACATCCAGGGCCTGGTCATGGCGGAGTCTTTGGCGTTGGACACCAGAAGGCCCAGGGAGGTGTCGGGGGCGCGAATCCCGAAGCCGAGGAAGGACAAACCGGATTCGGCGAGTACGGCCGTGCCGATCAGCAGGGTCACGGAAACGATCACCTGGTCCAGGACGTTCGGCAGCACATGCCGAACCAGGATCCGAAGGTTCGAGGAGCCCATCAAGATGGCCGCGTCCACATAGAGTTCGTTCCGGACGGCGGTGGAGACCCCGCGGACCAGCCGAGCCATGGAGGTCCACAAGAGCGCGGCCAGCACCAGCGACAGCGTCAACGTTGACACGCCCACCCCCGACAAACGGGATCCCAGGAAGCTGGCCAGCGCCATGGACGGGATGGTCAAGATCAAGTCCACGATCCGCATGATCACGTTGTCCACGGCCCCGCCCCGGAATCCGGCCACCATGCCGCCGACAACGCCCAAGATTGTGGCGGGGATGGCGACCATGAACGCGATCGACAGCGACTGCCGCAGACCGCGCAACACCAGCGCGAGCATGTCGTGGCCCAACACGTCGGTCCCGAACGGATGCACGGGGGAAGGCGGCTGGTTCGGGTCGGGCGTGATGTCGGCGTAGCCGTACTTCCAAAGCGGGCCCAAGAGCGCGGCCAGAACCATTGCCAGCACAACCGCCAAGGCGATGATGGCGACCGGGTTGCGCAGGAAGCGGCGCCGGGCGACCGCCCAAGACGACATGGACCGCTGGTCGCTGGCGGCCCGAACGGAAGGCGTGTCAGACATGTCCGCTCCTGCGCATCCTGGGGTCGAGGAACCGGTAGGCGATGTCCGTCAACAGGTTGAAGAGCACCACGGCGGACGCTGACACCATCAGCCAGCCCAGCACGGTGTTGACGTCGGAGCGCCGCAGGGCGTCCAGCAGCAGGGCGCCCATGCCGTTCCATTGAAAGACCGTCTCGGTGATGATCGCGCCGGAGAACAGCCCCGGAAGTTCCAACCCGATGATCGTGATGAGCGGAACCAGGCTGGGCCGGATCACATGGGATCTGAGCACCACCCCGCGCGGCAGGCCGCGCAGGATCGCGTACCTCACATGGTCCGCGTCGAGTTCCTTGATGGTGGCTGTGCGTTGGTACCGGGTCCACGAGGCGAGGTGCACCAGGATCAGGACGATTGTCGGAAGAATCAGGTGGCCCGTCAGGTCGCCGACGTGACCCCAGAAACCTTGTACCGGCGGGACCGATTGGTAGCCGACGGTGTAGAAGATCCGGTAGCCGGTGGTTTGGTTGATCCAGATGCCGGCTTGTTTGAGCAGCACGGCCATCCAGAAGCTGGGCAGCGACAGCAAGACGAACGAGCCAAACGTCAAGGTCAGGTCGGGGAGCCTGCCTTGCCGCAGGCCGGAGACCAGGCCGGCTAGGACGGCCAGGATGATCGCGACGATCATCGCGACGATCACCAAACGCAGGGTGACGACCACCCGTTCGCCCAGCTCGGCGCCAATGTCCAAGGTGGGCGAGACGGACTGGCCGAAGTCGCCGGACAGGACGCCCGCAATCCAGTTGAGGTAACGCTGGGGGAGCGGCAGGTCAAGGCCCAGCCGGTGCTCCTCGGCTTTGATGACGGATTCGCTGACGGGCGGATCCTGCTGTTTCATCTCCGCAAGCGGGTCTCCCGCCAGGGACACCAGCAAGAAGATCAGCACGGAAGAGGCGAACAGCACCAGCAGGCTGTTGAGCACACGGACTACGATGCCGCGAACCACGCCGGCCCCTCCCTCCTGTTTGTGAAACGGTTGATTTGCGCTCGCCCGGCGGGGCCGTCACCCGTAGAAGCCCGCCTCGACGGGCCGGATGCGGCCCCAGTGCCACCACGGCACCGAATGGTCGAGTTGGTCCGACCACCCGAAGAACCGCTTCGAGTACGGGTAGTACGTGCCGTACCAGAACAGGGGCACCCATTCCACGTCGCGCGCCCAAACGGCCTGCAGTTCGCGGTAGATCCCGCCCCGCGCCGCCTGGGGGACGGTGGTGCGGCCGGCCTGGTAGAGGCGGTCCGCGTCCCGGTTGTGGTGGCGTCCCAGGTTGGCGCTGCCTCCGCTGGCGTACTTGTTGGCCGTCACCTCCGGATCGGGCGACATGCCGCCGCCGACTATGAACAGGTCGAAGTCGGCATCGGGCGCGCTGAACGTGTTCTTCCAGTCGACCGATGAGAGCCCGACCGGCTGGGCGGCTATCCCGACCTGAGCGAGGGAGGCGCAAACCTCCCTCGCCAAAATGCGGTGGGCGTGGAACATCTGCATGAAGAACACGGACAGGTTCAGGCGGACGCCACCGGCGCCGCGGGTCAGGCCCACTTCGTCGAGGAGGCGATTGGCCAGGCCCGGATCGTGTTCGGGGGCTTTGGCGTCAGGGTTGAAAGCCCAATCGACCGACCGGATCCAGTAGTTGTCCCACGGCTCTGCCACGCCCGGGTCGGCGATTTGGCTAAACCGGGTGCGGTCCACCGCGGCGGCGATTGCGCGCCGCGTCAGGGGGTTGTCCCACAGCGGTTTGCCGTGGTTGAAGTCCAGCAGCGCCATGCCCGGACCGGGCTTGCGGTCCAGCCGGACCAACCCCTCGGATCCCTCCAAGAGACCGAGCCTGTCGAATGTGAGGGTGTCTTGGGGCACGCAATGGGCTTCGCCCCGGCAAACCATCGCCACGCATTCGTCCCGGTCGGGGACAATCCGGATGGTGATGCGGTCGATCTCCGGCTGCGCCCCCCAATGCCCCGGGACGGCCTCCAACTCGATCCGTTCGCCCGGAGTCCATTCGACGAACCGGAACGGCCCCGACCCGATCGGCTTGAGGTTGTGCGGGTTGGTCGCCCAGTCGGTGCCCTGGTACAGGTGCGCCGGGACGATGTGCGTGAAGATGAAGTTCCCCAACTGGGTGAGGAACCCGGCGTTGGGCTCGCGCAGAACGTAGTCGACCGTGTGCCGGCCCACCTCCTCGATCGCGGCGACGGAGGTTAAGAACCTGCCCGCCTCGTATCCCCGGAGGATCGCCTCGGTGTGGCTGTACGCGACGTCGTGGCTGGTCACCGGCTCGCCGTCATGCCACCGCGCCGCCTGGTTGAGGTGGAACCGGAACCGCCGCGCGGCATCGAGCACCTCCCAATGGGTGGCCAAGTCCGGAAAGACGACCGGGTTGTACCACTCGTTGAGGACCACGCGGTTGTAGATGTTGTTGCACACCAGGTAGCCGGCCGAGCCGGTGTAGTTGCGGTAGCAGTCGTTGAATTCGACGGCGTCGATCGGCGTGGCGACCACAAAGTGCCGGGGGTCACCCATTGACCGCTCCCGACTGCGGGACCGGCCGGATGCGCCCCCAATGCCAGAACGGCACCGAGTACTGCAACTGGTCCGCCCAGCCGAAGAACTTGGGGCTGCGGGCGAAGTAGTGGCCGTACCAGTAGCACGGAACGAACGTCACGTCATCGGCCCAAACCCGTTGCAGCTCCCTGAACAGTTGGCCGCGTTGCGCCTGGTCAATGGTGGCCTGGGCCTTTTCGAAGATCTGGTCCACCGCCGGGTTGGCGTACCCGATCCAGTTGCCCACGCTGGTGGACGCGTACCGGGCGGCGAGCACGCCCGGGTCGGGCGCCATGCCGCCGCCGGAGACCACAATGTCGAAGTCGCCGCGTTCGTCCACGATCGCCTTCCAGTCCGGCGAGCGCAGGGCCACCGGCTCGGCTTCGATTCCGATCTCCGCGAGTTGCCTGGCCAGCGGCCGGGCGATGTCGCCGTGCCAGCCGAACGTGTGCATGTAGTAGAGCTTCATCCGGTGCCGGACGCCGTCCGGGCCGCGGGGCACTCCGGCCTGGTCCAGCAGCCGCTCCGCCGCCTCCTTGTCAAAGCCGAGCGCGCTGACCGATTCGTCGTAGGCCCAAGCCACGTTGGGGATCAGGTAGTGGTCCCAGGATTGGGACACGCCCTCGTCGAACAGCTTCTGGTCGAAGGCCCGCCGGTCGGTGGCGTGCGCGATCGCCTGGCGGGCGGCCAGGCGCCCCCAGACGGGGTGGCGATGGTTGAACTCCAGGCGCGCCATGCCAGCGCCGCGTTGGGCGGTGACGTAGAACCGCGACCGGTCAAACCCGTCCAACAAGTGCAGCCGGTCGAATGTGAGCACGTCTTGGACCATGTAGTCCGCGTCGCCGCGGGCGACCATCCGGACCGCCTCGTCCAAGTCCTCGACAACGAGCAACTCGATGCGGTCCACCATGGGGCCCGGCCCCCAGTGGTCTTTGACCGCCTCCATGACCACATTGCCCCCTGGCGTCCACTCCGCGACCCGGAACGGGCCGGAGCCGACCGGATCCTGATTGTGCGGGTTCACGGCCCAATCCGTGCCCTCATACAGGTGGGCCGGCAGCACCAGCGCGGTGATGAAGTTCCCCAGCTTCGTCAAGAAGGAGGCGTCCGGGCGCTTGAGGACGTAGTCGACCGTGTGCCGGTCGACCTCCACGATCTCCTCGACCCCGGCGAAGGACGCGGCCGCCTGGTACCCCTTTGCCACCTGCTCGGTGTGCGTGAAAGCCACGTCGTGCGCGGTGACCGGCACTCCGTCCTGCCACCTGGCCGCGTGGTTCAAGTAGAGCCGGTAGACGCGGCCGCCGTCGATCACCTCCCAGTGCGTCGCCAAGTCCGGGTAGACCACGGGGGAATCCCATTCGTGCAGGACAACCCGGTTGTAGATGTTGGCTGAGACTATGTAGCCGGCCGAGCCGGTCACGTTGCGGTAGGCGTCGTTGAACTCCGTGGTGCCCTGATCGGTCACCACGCGGAAGATGTTCGTCATTGAATCTCGCTCCTGTGTGCGCGCCGCCGCCCGCGCACGGCCCGGCCCGGCCCAGCAAGGCAAGGCTGGCGGGTGGGCGGCGGGCGGCGGCCCAAGGGGGCTGGTCAGGCCAGGAAACCCCAGTTGTTGATGTTCCAGGTCAGGCCGTACTTGCTCATCGAAGGCTCCAGGCCACCGAAATCCTTCGAGTGGATCAGCACGTTGCCGATCGAGTACAGCGGCAGGGCGATCGCCTCGCTGAGCAGCATGTTGTCCATCTCTTGGAGGATGCGCACCTGCTCGGCCGGATCCAGGGCCACATTCCCCTCCGCGACCAACGCGTCGAAAGCGGCCGAGGAGTACCCTGAGCCGTTCCGCGCCTTGCCGGTCCCGTACCACTGGTCCAGGGCCTGAACGCCCAGGTCGGAGGCGGTGGCGGTGATCAGGATGTCGAACTTGCCGGCGAAGCCGTCGGTACCGTAACGGGTGTTGTCCGCCGCGTCGATCGTGGTCTCAATGCCGATCGCCTTGAGTTGGCTGTTGAGGATCTCCGCCATCTGCATGCGCTCCGAGTCGGATGAGTAGGTGAGGATGGTCAACGGCCGCAGGGCCTCGCCGCTGGGCAGGTACAGCTTGCCGTCGGTGATCTTGTAGCCGGCGTCCGTCAGGGCTTTCTTGGCGCCTTCGACGTCGCCTTGGCCCACGCCCAGCGCCTTGGCCGCGTCCACGTACGGGTCGCCGGAGTAGCCGCTGTAGGCCTGGCCCGGCGCGAACGCCAGCGAACCCAGCACCGGGGCCGAAGGGTCGTACTGCTTCGGGATGCGGGTGACGAAGTCCGAGGAGTCGATCGCCTGGGAAACGGCTTTGCGCAGCACCGGGTCGCCCAAGCCGTCGCCGACCGCTTTGAAGATCAGGTGATAGTAGGTCAGGCTGCTGGCGATCTGGACCGAGGACCCCTCAATGGCGTTCGCCTTCTCCACGGTTTCCAGGGACGGGTTCTGGTACACGATTGTGACCTCGCCGTTCTGATAGGCCGTGATCACCTCGCTCGGGGAGGTGATGTAGCGGTAGTGGATGGTGTCCAGGTGGGCGGGGCTGCCGTACCATTTCTCGTTCTTCACCATGGTCAGGGAGATGTCGGCTTGGAAGTCCGAGATGACATACGGGCCGCCGGACACCTTGGGCTGGTTGTTGACGAAGCCGTCGTTGAAGGATGTCGCCAGGTCGCCGTATTCGGCGGCGATGTGCGCCGGCAGCAGCGTGATGAACAAGGTCTTCCACATGGAGAACGGCTTGTCGAACACGGCCGTGACCGTCAGTTTGTCCTCCGATGCCGTCAACGTCAGCGAGTCGTAGCCAGCCGTCCACGCCGCGGTGCAGTCCGCGCACTGGCGCGGGTCCTGCGCCGACCACGTGTACAGGAAGTCGTCCGCGTCGATCGGCTCGCCATCCGACCACACGGCTCCGGGCTTGATCTTGTAAACCACGGTCATTGGGTCTTCGCTGGTCACCTCGGCCGACTCCATCAAGTCGGTGTTGAGCTGCAGCGCGCCGGCGTAGTCGCCGTAGAACACATGGGGGTAGAACGGCCATTGCGCTTGCCGGTTGCCGGTCGTGTCGCCTTGCGCGGTCAGCGGGTTCCAGCTTTTCGGAGTTGAGATGAACCCCGCGAAGACGGCTTCGCCGCCGTCTTTGACGCTGGCCGGAGACTCCTCGTCGCTGGCTCCGGCCGAGGCCGTGGACTTGCCGGTCGGGGTTTCCTCAAGGGGAGCGCAACCAACCGTGGGGATCAACAGGGATAGGGCGAGCGCGCCGATTGCCAGCGCCTCACCTTTGCGGTGCTGCTTCATTTCAGTTCTTCCTCTGCCTTCGGGAGATGGCACTGTTCGGCGGGTGACCGACAGAGCCGGGTCAGGGGCGCCCAGGCCGCTGATCCCGCGAAGAGCAGGACGGACAGCGCGGCGCAAGGTGCTGGCCAGTATTTCCCACGGCCCGCTTCACTGTCAAGGCGCTGGTCAACCCGTGCGGGACGCCCCGGATCCCAGACCAGAGCCCGCCGCCCGCAGGGTCGTTTGGTCTTGGAGAGCAGGCCGTCCCGGCGGCATTCCCAACCACGCCGGCCGGGCGGCCAACCCAGGCGGCCGTCCCGGCCCCTGCCACCCGCCGGTTCGGACGTCAACGGTCAACGCCGGGGGCCCGCGGCGGGAGCGTTACTGGATCACGGCATCGACCAAATCTTTGGCGGCGGCCTGCACCTGGGCGAGGTGGTCCTGCGAGACGAACGACTCGGCGTAGATCTTGTAAACGTCCTCGGTGCCGGACGGCCGGGCGGCGAACCAGGCACAGTCGGTGGTGACCTTGAGGCCGCCGATCGGCACCCCGTTGCCGGGCGCTTTGACGAGGCGCGCGGTGATCGGGTCGCCCGCCAACTCGGTGTCCGCCACCTGGGAGGGATCCAGCGCCCCGAGCGCGGCCTTCTGCTCGCGGCTGGCCGGGGCGTCGACGCGCGCGTACCAACTGCGGCCGAACACCTCCGCCAACTCCTCGTAGACCTGCGACGGGGTGCGCCCGCCGACGGCCAGGATCTCGCTGGCCAGCAGCGCCAGGATCAGGCCGTCCTTGTCGGTGGTCCAGACCCGTCCGTTCAGGCGCAGGAAAGACGCGCCCGCTGACTCCTCGCCGCCGAACGCGACCGATCCGTTCAGCAGCCCCGGCACGAACCACTTGAAGCCGACCGGGACCTCCATCAAGGCGCGGCCCTCGTTGTCCGCCACGCGGTCTATCAGGGAGGAGGACACAACGGTCTTGCCGACCGCCGCGTCTTCCGGCCAGTTCGGCCGGTTGCCGGAGAACAGGTACGCCACGCAGGCGGCCAGGTAGTGGTTCGGGTTCATCAGCCCGCCGTCGGGGGTCACGATGCCGTGGCGGTCGGAATCGGCGTCGTTGCCCGTCGCGATGTCGTACGGCGGGCGCCCGTCGGGTCCGGGATGGTCCAACAGCGAGCGCAGAGAGGCCATCGCGTAGGGCGAGGACGGGTCCATGCGGATCTTGCCGTCCCAGTCGAGCGTCATGAAACGCCAGGTCGGGTCGACTGATTCGTTGACCACGGTCAGGTCCAGGCCGTAGCGTTCGCCGATCGCCCCCCAGTAGTCCACGGAGGCACCGCCCAGCGGGTCGGCGCCTATCCTGACGCCCGCGTGGCGGATCGCGTCCAGGTTCACCACGTTGGCCAGGTCCTCGACGTATATCGACATGAAGTCATACGGCCTGGTCGAGTCGAGCGCCAGGGCTTTGACCACGGACACGCGCGGCACCGCCGCGACCTCGCCCTCTTCGAGGATCTGGTTGGCGCGCCGGGCGATCCACCCGGTCGCGTCCGTGTCCGCCGGGCCGCCGTTGGGCGGGTTGTACTTGAATCCGCCGTCGCGCGGCGGATTGTGCGAAGGGGTGATGACAATCCCGTCCGCCAGGCCCGCGCCCTTGGTCCGCAGGCCGCCTGCGGACGTGGAGCCGTTGGCGACCAGGATCGCGTGGGAGAGGGCGGGGGTGGGGGTGTAGGAGTCGCGCGCGTCGATCCGCAATTCCACGCCGGCCGCGCCCAGCACCTCGACCGCCGTCCGCCAGGCCGGCAGCGAGAGGGCGTGCGTGTCCCGCCCCAGGAACAGCGGCCCGTCAATCCCCTGGCCACGCCGGTATTCGACAATCGCCTGCGTGATGGCGATGATGTGGAATTCGTTGAAGGCCCCGTCAAGCGAAGACCCGCGGTGCCCGGAAGTCCCGAACGCCACCCGCTGCGCGGGATTGGACAGGTCGGGTTTGATGTCGTAATAGGCGTCTTCGAGCGCCTTGAGTTCAATCAGGTCGGAGGGTTCGGCCAGCTGGCCCGCTCTTGGATGCATGATCCGATCTTCCCACCCGCACGCCCTTCGCGCCGACAGCCCGCAAACCGTCTTGGCGAAATGTGACGAACAACACACTTTTTGCCGGAACTTTCCCCTGGCCGGGTTCGTTTTAATGTACAGAAGGTCCTGCTTTAGCTGATGCGCGTGCTCTGGGGCGAAGTCGGTATGCGCCGCAAGCAGGACCTTCTCCATCCCACCGGGCCCGGCGGGCCGGGTTTCATGTCACCGTGACCCAGGCCGCCGGGCCCGGTTGCGTTTCCCGTCCAGCCTCCCGGCCGGAGCCTTTTCCAATTAGGCTGGCCGTGATGAAACAAACCCCCTCGGCCGTGGCTCAGGATTACCTCAAAGTCATTTGGTCGATCCGCGAGTGGAACGCCCGCGAGCCCGTCACCACCAGTTTGTTGGCCGCGCGTTTGGGGGTGTCCGCCTCGACCGCTTCCGAAGCCGTCAAGCGCCTGGTCGAACGGGGCCTGGTCCGCCACGCCCCCTACGCCGCCATCGAGCTCACAGAGGAAGGGGAACGCCTCGCGTTGGCCATGGTGCGCCGCCACCGGTTGCTCGAGTCGTTCCTGGTCAGCCATTTGGGTTTCGGCTGGGACGAGGCGCACGATGACGCCGAGGTGCTTGAGCACGCCGCCTCAGACCGCTTCGTGGACGCCTTGGACCGCCTGCTTGGGCACCCGGAGCGGGACCCGCACGGCGACCCGATCCCGACCGTGGATGGCGTGATTGCGCACCCGCCCGCGCAGCCGTTGGCCGCGGTGGCGGCCCCCGCCGAGGTCTTCGTGGAACGGATTTCCGATGCCGACCCGGCCATGCTCCGCTATTTCGCCTCGGTGGGACTGGTCCCCGACGCCGCCATCACGGTGGTGGAGCGGCGCGACTTCGCCGGGGTCCTGACCATCCGGATAGCCGCCACCGGCGAGGCGGTCGAGTTGGGCGACATAGCGGCCCAGGCGGTCTGGGTCGGTTCCCGCCGCTGACCCCGAATTGGGGACGGTACCTATTTTCGGCGAGCCGGAAATAGGTACCGTCCCCAATTCCGCTCCCGCTACAGCTTGTGCTTCAGCAAATAGGCTGGTGAGACGGCCTTGCAGACCAGGCGGCCGTCTAGTTCCGCGAAGTAACGGTAGCCGGAGTGGCGCCAGACAACGCCCTCCGCCAGGACCTCGGGGTTGACGATCGACTTGAGGCCGTCGGCCAGGGCCAGCGCCTGGTGGCCGTCGGTTGGGAATCCCAGCCCCAGCATGGGCGGCGCCAGTTCCAATTCAGCTTCGCGGGCGCTGGCGGAGACCTGGTCGAAGCAGTCTTCGGCCAAGCCGTCCTCCGGCCGCCGCCAGGCGGCGAACAGCGCGAGGCGCTGGCCTTTGGCGCGCAACCGGTTGCCGTTGACGCCTTCCCCGTACATCTCTCCCTGGAGGGCGTCCACTTTGTTGTCGCGCATCCAGTTGGCCAGGGCCAATTCGCGGGCCAACCGGACCGGCGTGGCGTCCGGGTTCGACGTGTCCAATTCCCAGTTGCGGGAATAGACGCGCAGGCGGCCGTCCTTTTCCAGGACGTAGGTCAGCGAGGTGCCGTCGATCTTTTCCGACGCGGACCACAGGCCGTCATCTGCGGCGGCGAACCATTCGTCGGGGAGGTTTTGCACCCGTTCCGCGTCGGTCTTGCGGAGCCAGCGCTGGTCCCACGGGCCCACCATGCCCGCGCCGACCGGCGGCATGGGCGGCTCCCACAGTTTGATCCCGAGTTGTTCGTCCAGGCTGCGGCCGTCTTCGGTCGAGACGTCGGGGAACTCGGCGGCCGGGAAGACAATCCCCTGGGATAGCTGCCCGCGCAGCCGAGCAGTCTTCAGCACGTGGTATTTCTGCTCGTCAATGGTCTTTTCCCCGCGCTGCGCCAGGAACGCGAAGCGCGGGTCTTGGAGTGGGAGGGCAGCGTCCGGCTCCACATACAGGACCGGATCGCCGTCATGAAACTCTCCTTTGCGGACCACCACATCCCAGCTTCGCACCGACCCCACCTCGATGGCGTCCGCGTCCGGGATGGGCCGCAGGTCGTGAATAGTCGCCAAACTGGCCAACTGCCGTGTCGAGTCAAGCATTGGTCTACCCTAACCGCCTCGGCCCCTGCGCCCACGGTGCGCGCCGCGAATCTCCAGTACCGCCCGGCGCCCGCCAGGCCCCGCGCCAGGTCGTCCCGCCGTCTGACGGGCATGTCGGTTGTCTGGTCCTCGAAGCGCGCCATGGGCTCTCCTCCGCAGTCCGGGACATGCCCTATCCCAGACCACGCCGCAGACAGGCCCAAACGCCAAGACGACACAAGTTGGAGACTCACAC
The nucleotide sequence above comes from Bifidobacteriaceae bacterium. Encoded proteins:
- a CDS encoding RNA ligase (ATP) — protein: MLDSTRQLASLATIHDLRPIPDADAIEVGSVRSWDVVVRKGEFHDGDPVLYVEPDAALPLQDPRFAFLAQRGEKTIDEQKYHVLKTARLRGQLSQGIVFPAAEFPDVSTEDGRSLDEQLGIKLWEPPMPPVGAGMVGPWDQRWLRKTDAERVQNLPDEWFAAADDGLWSASEKIDGTSLTYVLEKDGRLRVYSRNWELDTSNPDATPVRLARELALANWMRDNKVDALQGEMYGEGVNGNRLRAKGQRLALFAAWRRPEDGLAEDCFDQVSASAREAELELAPPMLGLGFPTDGHQALALADGLKSIVNPEVLAEGVVWRHSGYRYFAELDGRLVCKAVSPAYLLKHKL